Part of the Longimicrobium sp. genome, CCAGCTCGCGCACCACCAGCTCGCCGCGGACCCGCGCGATCACTTCGCCCCCTGGTCGAACAGGCGCAGCTTCAGGTTCATCGGTGTCTTGGCGCCGGGCCCGAAGCCGCGGAAGCAGTGGCAGAGCGCCACCGCCACGCCGTCCGACGCGTCGTGCGGCTTGGGGGGGGCGGTGAGGCGAAGGAGGCGCTGCACCATGTATCCCACCTGCTCCTTGGTGGCCGCGCCGGTCCCGGCGACGGCGCTCTTGACCTCGGCGGGCGGATACTCGGCCACCTGGACGTCGCGCAGCGCGGCGGCAAGGAGCACCGCCCCGCGCGCGTGGCCCAGGACGACGGAGGTGCGCACGTTCTTGGAATAGAAGACGCCCTCCACCGCCAGCACGGCCGGCGAGTGGCGGGCGATGACCTCGGAGAGCCCTTCGTAGATGTCGCGGAGCCGCATGGGGAGAGCGGCCTTGGGGGCGGTGCGGATCACCCCGCACTCCACCAGCGACACGGCGCCGTCGCGCGTGCGGGCGACGACGCCGTAGCCGGTGACCGCGGTGCCGGGGTCTACCCCCATCACCAGCGACACCTCCGGCTGCAACGGACGGAGCGGCTGCACGGGCGCGGCCGCTCGGGGTGACTCAGACCTCGGCGAGGCTGTCGACATCCACGTCGGCGTTGCTGTACACCTTTTGGACGTCGTCCATGTCCTCGATCAGGTCCAGCAGCTTGACGAGCTTGTCCGCGTCCGGGCCCTCGACCTTGACCTCGGTCTTGGGGACCATCGCCAGCTCGGCCTCCTCCCACACGATCCCCTGCTCGCGCAGCGCGTCCTGCACGGCGTGGAAGTCGGAGACCTCGGTGAGCACGGTGAAGCCGCCTTCCTCCACCTGCACGTCCATGGCGCCGGCCTCGAGCGCGGCCTCCATCACCTTCTCCTCGTCGTACTTCTCGGAGTCGATGTGGATCTGGCCGCGGCGATCGAACATCCACGCCACCGAGCCCGTGGTACCGAGGTTGCCGCCGTTGCGCGAGAGCCACTTGCGAAGGTCGGCCACCGTGCGGTTGGCGTTGTCCGTGAGCGTGTCCACCATGATGGCGACGCCGGCGGGGCCGTACGCCTCGTACGTCACCTCCTCGTACGACACGCCCTCGAGCTCGCCCGTGCCCTTTTTGACGGCGCGGTCGATGTTCTCGTTGGGCATGTTGGCGGCCTTGGCCGTGTCGATGGCGAGGCGCAGGCGCGGGTTACCGGACGGGTCGCCGCCGCCGGCCTTGGCCGCCACGGTGATCTCGCGGATCAGCTTGGTCCAGGCGGCCGCGCGCTTGTTGTCGGTGATCGCCTTCTTGTGCTTGATCTGCTTCCACTTGCTATGCCCGGCCATCGGGCACCTCCACGTACGCTGTAAGGGAACGGATCGCCGCCGGGGCATGGCGAATATAGCTAACGCGCGGTCTGAAGGCCAAGAGAAGTGCTAAGTCCTAAGTGCTAAGTGCTAAGTGCTAAGTGCTAAGTGCTAAGTGCTAAGTGCTAAGTGCTAAGTGAAAACGCACTCACGCACTGACGCACTGCCGTTCAGGACTCAGCACTTAGCACTTAGCACTTCATTCCTACACCCCCGCCGCCTGCGGCAAAAACGCCGCAAACCTCGGATCGCTCTTCACCGGATTGAACCGTACGATCTCGAACTCGGCGATGCCGTTCTCGAAGTAGGGGTCGTCGCAGATCATCTTGGTGGCCTCCACCTCGCTGTCGAGCGTGGTGAGGATGACGCCGCCCGTGCGCGGCTCGCGCGGGCCGGAGAAGATCAGCTTCCCTTCACGGTACAGCCCGTCCAGGTACGCGCGATGGGCGGCGGTGTGGGCTTCTACTTCGTCGATCGGCTTCACGTAGCGGAGTAGGATCAGGATCATGGAACCGGAATGCCTGGGGATGGGGAGCGCGGGCTTGCCGCGGTCGAGACAACGCTTCTCTAGGGCTAGCGCATCGGGCGCTCCGCCGCAACCCGCCGCTACCGCACCCCGGCCGCCGCGAGCACTGCCTGGTGCACCCGCCCGTTGCTGGCCGCCACGCCGCGCCACGACGGGTTCGGCTGGTTGTAGCGAAAGGGCTCGCCGTCCAGCCCCGTGACGCGCCCGCCCGCCTCGCGCACGATCACCTCCGCGCCGCACACGTCCCACTCGTGCTTGGGGCCAAAGGAGACGAACGCGTCGCCCGTGCCGTCGGCCACCTTGACCATCTTGTACGCGGTGCTCCCCAGCGGATGAACCGTGCAGCTCTCCGCGAACCCGCCCAGCTCCCCGCGCCGCAGCTCGGACCGCGAGCAGAGGACGCGCGGCATACCCACCCGCGGCGAGACGCGGACGGGCACGCCGTTCAGCCACGCGCCGCCGCCCTCGATGGCGTGGTACACCTCGCCGGTGACGGGATTGCACACCACGCCCAGCACCGCGCGATCCCCCTCCACCAGCCCGATGCTGACGGCGAATTCGGCGATCCCCTGCACGAAGGAGTTGGTGCCGTCGATGGGGTCCACCACCCAGAGCCGCTCCCGTTCCAGCCGCTCGGGGGAGTCGGCGGTCTCCTCTGAGAGCCACCCGTACTCCGGCCGGTCGCCATTCAGCACCTCGCGGATCACGCGGTCCGCCTCCACGTCAGCATCGGTGACGGGCTGGTCGGGGTCCTTGTAGCGCACCTCCATTTTCGCGCGGAACGCGGGGCGAATCACCTCGGCCGCCGCCCGCGCGGCGCGGAGGGCGAGATCGAGGTCGGACTGCAGATCACTGAGATGCATCAGGCTCGCTCAACTGCTTGGCTCACACAGAGACACAGAGGAAACAGCGAGAACAGCAAGAAGGGTTCTCTGCGTCTTGCAGTTCCTCTGTGCCCTCTGTGTGTGATGCTTTTCGCGCGCATCCGCAGAACCGAGAGCGGAGCCAGGTGATCCCGGCTCCGCTCTCGCACCTCAACTCACGATCGGCCAAACGTCAGGGGAGTTCGCCGCCGCTGCCGGGGCAGTAATACGACGTGGAGCCGGTGCCGGTCGCACCGCCGCTGTCCGTGACCGTGGCCGACACGGTGATGATCCTCGCGATCGTGCCGCAGATGACGTAGGCGTCGCTGAATCCGTTGGCGTCGCTCGCCTCGCTTGCGCGCGTCCACTCGAAGCTGTACCCGGCGCCGGTGCCGCCGGAAGCGCTGGCCCAGCAGTACCCGCTGCCCTCGTCGCACGTGACCGAAACGACCGGCGCACCGCCACCCGGAGGCGTCGTGGTCCCGCCGGTGATGAAGCCCATGTACAGTAGCCGGTTCGGCGAGTTGGAGCCGGGGCTCGATACGTAGTTCTTGGACGACATGTCGTTGATGGCGTACGCCACGTCCACCGGCAGGGCGCCCGGGTTGTACTCCAGGTACATCGCGGCCGCGCCCGCCACGTGCGGCGAAGCCATGGAGGTGCCGCTGATCGTATTGGTGGCATAGTCGCCCGTGCTCCAGGCGGAGGTGATGCTGACGCCCGGCGCGAAGAGGTCCAGGCAGACTCCGTAGTTGGACGTCGAGGCTCGCGTATCGGACGAGTTGATCGAGCCAACGGTGAGCGCCGCCGTGACGCGCGCCGGCGAGTAGTTGCAAGCGTTGGCGCCGTTGTTCCCCGCGGCTACCACGTAGGTGACACCCGCGTTGATGGAGTTCTGCACCGCCTGGTCGAGCGCGCTGTTGGCGCCGCCGCCCAGGCTCATGTTGGCCACGGACCACGTGGTGCGGTTGGCGGTCACCCAGTCTACGCCGGCGATCACGCCGCTCCAGGTACCCGACGCATTGCAGTCCAGCACGCGCACTGATACCAGGCTCACGCCCTTGGCCGCGCCGTACGTGCTTCCGCCCGCGGTGCCGGCCACGTGCGTGCCGTGCCCGTTGCAATCCTGCCCATTCCATCCGTCGCCGATGGCGTCGTAACCCACCGTGGCGCGCCCGCCAAAATCGGAGTGCGTGGTGCGGATCCCTGAATCCAGCACGTACAGCGTCACCCCCGCCCCGGTGCGGTTGTACGTGTAGTTGCCGTCCAGCGGACGGCTGCGCTGGTCGATGCGGTCGAGCCCCCACGGCGCGCTGTACTGCGTGGCGGTGGCCTGCACCACGCCGTCCTGCTCGATGAGCTCCACCTGCGGGTTGTTGCGGAGCGCGTTGAGCTGCGCCGCGTTCAACTTGGCGGCGAAGCCGTTGAGCGCGGCCTGGTACACGAAGCTCGGCGTGGCGCCCACGGCTCGTGCCGCGGAGCGGGCAGACGCTCCCTTTTTGAGGATGACGATGTACTGGTCCTTGATCGGCGCTCCCGCCGGTGCGACGGACGCGCTCGGTGCCGGTCCGGCGATCGGCGCGACCGGGGTCCGGTCCGAACAGGCGGCGAGGGCCACGGTCAGGACTCCAAGCATAGCTACGGTACTGCGGTGCATTGAGTGTTACTCCAGTTAGGGAGAGTGGAATGGAAGCGGTGATCGGCGACCGCGCAACTTTACAATGCACAAAACAGTCCTAAAGTGCGCTTAGTGGAAGTTGTTCATTTTTGCGAGGTTACAGAAACGACCCAGCTACCGTTCACTCTTGGAGTGCTGCAGATCGGTGCAGCCGCATACCAATTCAGTGCGCGTTTTGTCTTGAAGGGAATGTTAGGAAAATCCAGCCTGACACCGAGGCACAGACTACGACCACGATCAAGGATACTCCTCTCTGTAGCCTTAC contains:
- the ruvC gene encoding crossover junction endodeoxyribonuclease RuvC — its product is MQPLRPLQPEVSLVMGVDPGTAVTGYGVVARTRDGAVSLVECGVIRTAPKAALPMRLRDIYEGLSEVIARHSPAVLAVEGVFYSKNVRTSVVLGHARGAVLLAAALRDVQVAEYPPAEVKSAVAGTGAATKEQVGYMVQRLLRLTAPPKPHDASDGVAVALCHCFRGFGPGAKTPMNLKLRLFDQGAK
- a CDS encoding YebC/PmpR family DNA-binding transcriptional regulator, whose product is MAGHSKWKQIKHKKAITDNKRAAAWTKLIREITVAAKAGGGDPSGNPRLRLAIDTAKAANMPNENIDRAVKKGTGELEGVSYEEVTYEAYGPAGVAIMVDTLTDNANRTVADLRKWLSRNGGNLGTTGSVAWMFDRRGQIHIDSEKYDEEKVMEAALEAGAMDVQVEEGGFTVLTEVSDFHAVQDALREQGIVWEEAELAMVPKTEVKVEGPDADKLVKLLDLIEDMDDVQKVYSNADVDVDSLAEV
- a CDS encoding YciI family protein yields the protein MILILLRYVKPIDEVEAHTAAHRAYLDGLYREGKLIFSGPREPRTGGVILTTLDSEVEATKMICDDPYFENGIAEFEIVRFNPVKSDPRFAAFLPQAAGV
- a CDS encoding 3'(2'),5'-bisphosphate nucleotidase CysQ, with translation MHLSDLQSDLDLALRAARAAAEVIRPAFRAKMEVRYKDPDQPVTDADVEADRVIREVLNGDRPEYGWLSEETADSPERLERERLWVVDPIDGTNSFVQGIAEFAVSIGLVEGDRAVLGVVCNPVTGEVYHAIEGGGAWLNGVPVRVSPRVGMPRVLCSRSELRRGELGGFAESCTVHPLGSTAYKMVKVADGTGDAFVSFGPKHEWDVCGAEVIVREAGGRVTGLDGEPFRYNQPNPSWRGVAASNGRVHQAVLAAAGVR
- a CDS encoding S8 family peptidase encodes the protein MHRSTVAMLGVLTVALAACSDRTPVAPIAGPAPSASVAPAGAPIKDQYIVILKKGASARSAARAVGATPSFVYQAALNGFAAKLNAAQLNALRNNPQVELIEQDGVVQATATQYSAPWGLDRIDQRSRPLDGNYTYNRTGAGVTLYVLDSGIRTTHSDFGGRATVGYDAIGDGWNGQDCNGHGTHVAGTAGGSTYGAAKGVSLVSVRVLDCNASGTWSGVIAGVDWVTANRTTWSVANMSLGGGANSALDQAVQNSINAGVTYVVAAGNNGANACNYSPARVTAALTVGSINSSDTRASTSNYGVCLDLFAPGVSITSAWSTGDYATNTISGTSMASPHVAGAAAMYLEYNPGALPVDVAYAINDMSSKNYVSSPGSNSPNRLLYMGFITGGTTTPPGGGAPVVSVTCDEGSGYCWASASGGTGAGYSFEWTRASEASDANGFSDAYVICGTIARIITVSATVTDSGGATGTGSTSYYCPGSGGELP